Proteins encoded in a region of the Balaenoptera ricei isolate mBalRic1 chromosome 19, mBalRic1.hap2, whole genome shotgun sequence genome:
- the LOC132353212 gene encoding zinc finger protein 304-like, with protein sequence MAAAALMDRAQGCVTFEDVFVYFSREEWEVLEEAQRLLYRDVMLENFALVASLGCWCESDNEEAPSEQSVFVEGVSEVRTPESCPFIQKAQPCEICDPLLKDSLHLAEHQGSCPAQKRYTCDPCGRGFLFNENFYQHQKQYSGKNPVRRGDDGASLVKSYAVHMLGRPFTCREEGMDLPDSSGLLQYQSTYNGMSPCRRAEFMEPFPQSSRLGRHQGDHDELMLLNCSDNGKAFLNTFTLLDNQITQAELRAFRCLPCENLSKEKSVLIHHTKIHGVETSHVCRECGKAFIHLSHLKTHQKFHNGKRQYTCSECGKAFSRKDTLVQHQRVHTGERSYDCSECGKAYSRSSHLVQHQRIHTGERPYKCSECGKAFSRKDTLVQHQRFHTGERPYECSECGKFFSQSSHLIEHWRIHTGARPYECIECGKFFSHNSSLIKHRRVHTGARSYVCGKCGKAFGCKDTLVQHQIIHTGARPYECSECGKAFSRKDTLVQHRKIHTGERPYECGECGKFFSHSSNLIVHQRIHTGAKPYECSECGKCFSHNSSLILHQRVHSGARPYVCSECGKAYISSSHLVQHKKVHTGARPYECCECGKFFSRNSSLILHQRVHTGEKPYVCSECGKAYSRSSHLVRHQKVHTGEGPHECNSFDGP encoded by the exons ATGGCGGCCGCGGCGCTTATGGACCGGGCTCAG GGCTGTGTGACCTTCGAGGATGTGTTCGTGTACTTCTCCCGGGAGGAGTGGGAGGTCCTTGAGGAAGCTCAGAGACTCCTGTACCGTGACGTGATGCTGGAGAACTTTGCACTTGTGGCCTCGTTGG GTTGTTGGTGTGAATCAGACAATGAGGAGGCCCCTTCTGAGCAGAGCGTTTTTGTAGAAGGAGTGTCAGAGGTCAGGACTCCTGAGTCATGTCCATTTATCCAGAAAGCCCAGCCGTGTGAGATATGTGACCCACTCTTGAAAGACAGTTTGCACCTGGCTGAACACCAGGGATCATGCCCTGCACAGAAACGGTACACATGTGACCCCTGTGGGCGAGGATTCCTGTTCAATGAAAATTTTTATCAGCACCAGAAGCAATATAGTGGGAAGAATCCTGTCAGAAGGGGTGATGATGGGGCCTCACTTGTGAAGAGCTATGCTGTCCACATGTTAGGGAGACCTTTTACTtgcagggaggaagggatggaCTTGCCGGATAGCTCTGGCCTGTTGCAGTACCAAAGCACTTACAATGGAATGAGTCCATGCAGAAGGGCTGAGTTCATGGAGCCTTTTCCACAAAGCTCCAGACTCGGGCGACACCAGGGAGACCATGATGAACTGATGCTTCTCAATTGCAGTGACAATGGAAAAGCCTTCCTGAACACCTTCACTCTCCTTGACAACCAGATAACTCAGGCTGAATTGCGAGCTTTTAGGTGCCTACCATGTGAAAATCTGTCCAAGGAGAAATCAGTTCTTATTCATCACACAAAAATTCATGGTGTAGAAACATCACATGTGTGTAGGGAATGTGGAAAGGCCTTCATTCACCTGTCTCAcctaaaaacccaccagaaatttcacaatggaaaaagacaatatacatgcagtgaatgtgggaaggccttcagcCGCAAAGACACGCTTGTACAGCACCAGAGAGTCCACACTGGAGAAAGGTCTTATGACTGCAGCGAATGTGGAAAAGCCTACAGCAGAAGCTCCCACCTTGTTCAGCACCAGAGAATTCACACCGGAGAAAGGCCTTAtaagtgcagtgaatgtggaaaagcctttagCCGTAAAGACACACTTGTTCAGCACCAGAGATTTcatactggagaaaggccttatgagtgcagtgaatgtgggaaattctTTAGCCAAAGCTCTCACCTTATTGAGCACTGGAGAATTCACACTGGGGCAAGGCCTTACGAGTGCATAGAATGTGGAAAATTCTTTAGCCATAACTCCAGCCTCATTAAACATAGGAGAGTCCACACAGGAGCAAGGTCTTATGTGTGTGGCAAATGTGGGAAGGCTTTTGGCTGCAAAGACACACTTGTTCAGCACCAGATAATTCACACTGGAgcaaggccttatgagtgcagcgAGTGTGGAAAGGCCTTCAGCCGTAAAGACACGCTTGTACAGCACCGGAAAATCCACAccggagaaaggccttatgagtgtgGCGAATGTGGAAAATTCTTTAGCCATAGCTCCAACCTCATTGtgcatcagagaattcacactggagcgaagccttatgagtgcagtgaatgtgggaaatgtTTTAGCCACAACTCCAGCCTCATTCTACACCAGAGGGTTCACAGTGGAGCAAGGCCTTATGTGTGTagtgaatgtggaaaagcctACATTAGTAGCTCCCACCTTGTTCAGCACAAGAAAGTTCACACTGGAGCGAGGCCTTATGAGTGCTGTGAATGTGGGAAATTCTTCAGCCGCAATTCTAGCCTCATCCTTCACCAGAGggttcacactggagagaagccttacgtgtgcagtgaatgtgggaaagcctatAGCAGAAGCTCCCATCTTGTTCGGCACCAGAAAGTTCACACGGGCGAAGGGCCTCATGAATGCAACAGCTTTGATGGCCCTTAG